The Nitrospirota bacterium genome contains the following window.
AGGTGGATATCTCCTGGCAGTCACAGTCCACTCCCCGGAGATACGGCGCATCGATGCCCCACAGCTCGAAAGCGTCTTCCGTGTGCCCCCCGCAGCTTGAGTGATAGAAAGCGGGGATCAATGCCCCGTCGTAGGTGATAACGATGCCTTCCGTTTCCTTCACGGCCCGGGAGGCCGCTTCGTGCTCGCCGCTCCTGCCGTCGTAGACCTGGCTGTCCACGGTGGCGAGAATATGATAGGGACGCCTCCCCGCCGCTCTTTTCTGGTAGAGCGCATACGTTCTCGATGCCACGGCCTGGGCCTTGAGCACTTCCGGCTCCCAGTCATGCGGGACCTCCGATGCCACGACGCCCTTGAGGTAGTCCTCGATATCGATATCGTTGATGACCAGCAGCAAGCCGTTCCGCTTCTTCCTGAGCTCGATGGTTCCCCGGTAGCTCCGTCCGTTCATCTGGACGAACGTGCCTGCGGAGCCCACGCTTACAGGCCGGGTGCCGACGGATGACGGCGTGAAGTGGAGCCTCCTATCGCCAGGGACGCCGTCTGCTGTCAGTCCGGCCTGTGATCTCAGGGTCACGGCCTGCTGGTCATCGGCCACGACGACCCGGATATGTTCCGCAGCAGGAGCCGACACCGCCGCGCCGAGCATGGCAAGCAAGGCCAGTAAGTGAACTTTCATAAATGCCCAACCGCGGAAGACAGGGAAAGGCGAACCTCTCGCCTCTGCGTCAGTTTATTTCGGCTTCGCCTGGTAGCGCTCTTTTTCGCTGTAAATGCACCCGCAGTACTGCTGGCGGTAGAGCCCCATAGACTTCGACTCGACGATCCCCTCCCGCCAGCCATGGCGGAAGTCTTCGTAGTGGAATTCGATCCCCTGATCCGCGGCCGCTTCCCCGGCGATGCCCCTGATCAGGTCATGCTTCTGGTATTTGCTGTACAGGAGTGACGTCGTGAAGACCCGGAAGCCCCGCTCCCGCGCCTCCCTTGCCGCCGTGCTCAGCCTCATGCGGTAGCACTGCTCGCAGCGTCCCGCGCCCTTGCCCGCGACAGCGGACAGAAACTCGTCGAGATCGTACCCGTCGCGGTACACGACGTCGAGGCCGACGCGGATCGAGAAATCCCTGACCGTATCGAGCCGCCTCCGGTATTCGGTGAAGGGATGGATGTTCGGATTATAAAAATACCCCGTGACGCTGATGCCCTCTTCCTTCATCCGGAAGAAGGGGTAGAGTGCGCAGGGCGCGCAGCATATGTGGAGAAACATCTTTATGCTCATACTGTTCGCCCTCCGCTGCCTTGTGTCATGGCTGGTCGGACTCACCGCCGCAACAGACCACCTACAGCAGTTTCTCCTGCCGCGAGGCCGGTCTGCTCCTGCCGAAATATTCGTAGGCGAGGCGCGTTGCCTGCCTGCCCCGCGGAGTCCGGTCCAGGAACCCTTCCTGGATGAGGTACGGTTCGTACACGTCCTCGAGCGTGTCCTTCTCCTCGCTGAGCGCTGCAGCGAGCGTCTCGAGTCCCACGGGCCCGCCGTCGAACTTGTCTATGATCAGGAGCAGCAGCCTGCGGTCCATCTCATCGAAGCCCCGCTCATCCACTTCGAGCCGCTGCATCGCGGACGAGACGATGTCCCCCGTTACTTTTCCGTCTCCCCTGACCTGGGCGAAGTCCCGCACGCGGCGGAGCAGCCGGTTGACGATCCTCGGCGTGCCCCGTGAACGCCGCGCGATCTCCACGGCAGCGGCGGGCTCGATCGACGTCTCGAGCAGGCGCGCCGAGCGGAGTACGATCGTCTTGAGCTCGTCCGGGGAATAGAAGTTCAGCCGGTCGATGACGCCGAACCGGTCCCGGAGCGGCGAGGTCAGGAGCCCGGTCCTCGTCGTCGCGCCGACGAGCGTGAACCTCGGCAGGTCGAGCTTGATGGAGCGGGCGCCCGGTCCCTGTCCGATGATGATATCGAGCTGAAAGTCCTCCATGGCCGGGTACAGGACCTCTTCCACGACGCGGTTCAGCCGGTGGATCTCGTCGATGAACAGGACGTCGTGCGGCTGAAGGTTCGTCAGGATCGCGGCAAGGTCGCCGGCCCGCTCCAGCACCGGACCGGAAGTGCTCTTGATGCCCACGCCCAGCTCGTGGGCGATGATGTTCGCCAGCGTGGTCTTGCCGAGCCCCGGCGGCCCGCAGAACAGCACGTGATCGAGCTCCTCGCCCCTGCCCTTCGCGGCCTTGATGAAGACGTGCAGGTTTTCCTTGATCCGGTCCTGCCCCACGAAATCCTCGAAGCGGACCGGCCTCAGGCTCCGTTCGATCTGGACATCGTCGTCGTTCTGCTCGGGTTCTATGATCCTCTTGGACAATGCGAACCTCAGGCTTGAGAAAAACAGAAGCGCATAACCGCAGAGGGCAGAGAAATTCTTAGCCTCTCCGACTGATAAACCGTTAGCGATCCTCTTTATTCCCTCTTCCAAATGAACTACATTAAAATTTATCCGGAGTCCGAGCGTCTCGCGGCTCAACTTCAAGGAGGAAAGAATCTGTGTTTCATGAATTGGTAATATTTTTTCAGCTTCTTGTATGCCTGATTTTCTCTGCGCCCTCTGCGGTCATCTTTATCCGTTCTCTTGGCGGGCCGGATCATGTTCGTCGCCCGTTCTCACCGCTTAACCAGGATTGAAAGTGTATCCCTGATCAGCTGCTCCAGCGTCATACCGGGTCTTCCCTCCCGGACCTTCCTGACGGCGTCTTCCGCCTGTGACCGTTTATAACCAAGGTTTACCAGCGCCGAGACCACATCCTCCTGGCCAAGGGCAGACGGAGCCGCCCCGGGGACGTCCATCGACAAGCGCGCGATTTTGTCTTTCAGCTCCAGGACCATCCGCGCCGCCGTCTTCCTGCCGATACCCGGTATCGCGCAGAGTTTCGAGTCGTCGGAGGACTGCAGGGCGCCGCACAGCTCGTTTACGGGCAGACTGGACAGGACGGCGAGCGCCAGCTTCGGTCCGATGCCGGAGACGCTCATGAGCAGCAGGAACATGTCCTTTTCGGACGGGGTGAGAAAACCGAAAAGAGAAAGAGCGTCCTCGCGCAGATGGGTGTGGATATGCAGGGTGACTTCCCCTCCCGGCTCGGGGACGCCGTAAAGCGTGGACAGCGGGACCTGCACCTGGTAGCCGACACCGGAAACATCGACAATGAGATAGTCGGCTGCCTTCCGCTTCAGCGTGCCCGTGATCAGTGCGATCATCTTATCCCGCCTGGGTCCTGCGGCCGGCTCCGCTTCTGGGCGAGCCGGCACGCGCCGGTTGGCGCAGCAGGGGGGAGTTCTTGAGGATCTCTTTCAACCGGGAGGAGTGGATGTGGCAAATGGCGGCGGCAAGAGCATCGGCTGCGTCAGCGGGGTGAGGGACCTTCGGCAGGTCCAGCAGCGTCTTGACCATGATCTGCACCTGCTTCTTTTCCGCCTTCCCGTTCCCCACGACCGCCTGCTTCACCTCGAGCGGCGCGTACTCGAACACCGGCAGCCCGGCGTTCATCGCCGCCAGGATTGCGACCCCGCGCGCATGTCCGAGTTTGAGCGCTGACTGCATGTTCTTCGAAACGAACAGGTCCTCGACAACAACGACATGGGGACGGTACTTCTCGATGATCTTCTCCAGCTCCTCGTAGATCTTCTTGAGTCGCTTCGGGAACGGCTGCTTGGCCGACGGGCTGATGCCGCCCGACGCAACGTAGAACAGCTTGTGGTCCTCTTCCGCAACGATGCCGTACCCGCTCGTAAGCGTCCCCGGATCAACCCCCAGCACCCGCATATGATACCTCCCCGTGAACCTGAAAGCATTGTAAAATTCAAATTGCAGGATGAAAATGGAACAATTTCGGGCGTTGTATCCCTGGCAAGTTGCAAAATAACTCTCGAAATGTCATTGCGAGGAGTGTTCTTCGCGACGCGGCAATCTCGAAGTTACTGACCCTGAAAACCGGGCTTGTTTCGCTTGCGAAGACGGTAAAAGACCTTTTCAGCGGCCTGCCACGTCTGCGTTCTGCATCCGGCAAGCAAATGCCTGCGGCTACACCGCGCTCATGATCTCCTCGGGGATATCGAAGTTCGCATAGACATTCTGGACATCGTCGTTGTCCTCAAGCGTTTCCACGAGGCGCATCATCTGCTGCGCTTCCTTGCCCTCAAGCTTGACATAGGTCTGCGGGATCATGGTGACCTCGGCCGCGTCCGGCGTCACGCCGGCATCCTCCAGCGCTTTTTTCACCTTTTCGAAATCGTTCGGCGGCGTGGTGACCACAAAATTATCGTCCTCGGTCTGCATGTCCTCGGCGCCCGCGTCCAGTGCCAGCGTCATGAGCTTGTCCTCATCGATCCTGGCGCTGTTCACGACGATGTACCCCTTTTTGTGGAACATCCACGAGACGCACCCGGCTTCGCCCATGTTGCCGCCAGCCTTGCTGAAGATGTTCCGTATCTCCGAAACGGTGCGGTTCCTGTTGTCCGTCAGAACCTCGACGATGACCGCCACGCCGCCCGGCCCGTATCCCTCGTACATGATCTCCTCGTAGGAGACGCCCGGAAGTTCTCCGGTCCCCTTCTGGATCGCACGCTTGATGTTCTCGGCCGGCATGCTGACGCCCTTGGCCTTCGCAACCGCCGTCCTGAGCCGGGGATTTCCGGACTGGTCGCCGCCGCCAAGCTTCGCGGCCACGGTGATCTCCTTCGTGATCTTCGTAAAGATCTTTCCGCGCTTCGCATCGGTCGCCGCTTTCTTGTGCTTTGTTGTCGCCCACTTGGAATGGCCTGACATGGAACCTCCTCATACACGGTAAATTGAAGATTGGAAATTGGAAAACGAAAAAATGTTACCGCCGTCACGTGTCGCTCTTCAATTTACATTTTGAAATTTCGAATCCGGCGTTCCTCGAATGCCGCTATCTCTCCGCCGGCTGCAGGTCGTGCTCGATGTCTTCCCTGAGCCTGGTGAAGATCATTCTGCCCGCCGCGGTCTGCAGCACGCTCGTTACGGCCACATCCACGTTCTTGTTAATGAAGCGGCGCCCGTTCTCCACGACGATC
Protein-coding sequences here:
- the ruvB gene encoding Holliday junction branch migration DNA helicase RuvB; protein product: MSKRIIEPEQNDDDVQIERSLRPVRFEDFVGQDRIKENLHVFIKAAKGRGEELDHVLFCGPPGLGKTTLANIIAHELGVGIKSTSGPVLERAGDLAAILTNLQPHDVLFIDEIHRLNRVVEEVLYPAMEDFQLDIIIGQGPGARSIKLDLPRFTLVGATTRTGLLTSPLRDRFGVIDRLNFYSPDELKTIVLRSARLLETSIEPAAAVEIARRSRGTPRIVNRLLRRVRDFAQVRGDGKVTGDIVSSAMQRLEVDERGFDEMDRRLLLLIIDKFDGGPVGLETLAAALSEEKDTLEDVYEPYLIQEGFLDRTPRGRQATRLAYEYFGRSRPASRQEKLL
- a CDS encoding SpoIID/LytB domain-containing protein — encoded protein: MKVHLLALLAMLGAAVSAPAAEHIRVVVADDQQAVTLRSQAGLTADGVPGDRRLHFTPSSVGTRPVSVGSAGTFVQMNGRSYRGTIELRKKRNGLLLVINDIDIEDYLKGVVASEVPHDWEPEVLKAQAVASRTYALYQKRAAGRRPYHILATVDSQVYDGRSGEHEAASRAVKETEGIVITYDGALIPAFYHSSCGGHTEDAFELWGIDAPYLRGVDCDCQEISTYGVWEKRISPVQLRSALMRLGYRINNIRDIGIDGITPAGRVKQVEIRYAGGTAEVPAEKFRAAIGNSLVPSVFFEAGMYGDEIVISGRGRGHGVGLCQWGARQMAREGSDYRAILAHYYPGTKLVKRENH
- the ruvC gene encoding crossover junction endodeoxyribonuclease RuvC, with product MRVLGVDPGTLTSGYGIVAEEDHKLFYVASGGISPSAKQPFPKRLKKIYEELEKIIEKYRPHVVVVEDLFVSKNMQSALKLGHARGVAILAAMNAGLPVFEYAPLEVKQAVVGNGKAEKKQVQIMVKTLLDLPKVPHPADAADALAAAICHIHSSRLKEILKNSPLLRQPARAGSPRSGAGRRTQAG
- the ruvA gene encoding Holliday junction branch migration protein RuvA; protein product: MIALITGTLKRKAADYLIVDVSGVGYQVQVPLSTLYGVPEPGGEVTLHIHTHLREDALSLFGFLTPSEKDMFLLLMSVSGIGPKLALAVLSSLPVNELCGALQSSDDSKLCAIPGIGRKTAARMVLELKDKIARLSMDVPGAAPSALGQEDVVSALVNLGYKRSQAEDAVRKVREGRPGMTLEQLIRDTLSILVKR
- a CDS encoding YebC/PmpR family DNA-binding transcriptional regulator, translated to MSGHSKWATTKHKKAATDAKRGKIFTKITKEITVAAKLGGGDQSGNPRLRTAVAKAKGVSMPAENIKRAIQKGTGELPGVSYEEIMYEGYGPGGVAVIVEVLTDNRNRTVSEIRNIFSKAGGNMGEAGCVSWMFHKKGYIVVNSARIDEDKLMTLALDAGAEDMQTEDDNFVVTTPPNDFEKVKKALEDAGVTPDAAEVTMIPQTYVKLEGKEAQQMMRLVETLEDNDDVQNVYANFDIPEEIMSAV
- a CDS encoding epoxyqueuosine reductase QueH translates to MKMFLHICCAPCALYPFFRMKEEGISVTGYFYNPNIHPFTEYRRRLDTVRDFSIRVGLDVVYRDGYDLDEFLSAVAGKGAGRCEQCYRMRLSTAAREARERGFRVFTTSLLYSKYQKHDLIRGIAGEAAADQGIEFHYEDFRHGWREGIVESKSMGLYRQQYCGCIYSEKERYQAKPK